In a single window of the Rhodoferax saidenbachensis genome:
- the argB gene encoding acetylglutamate kinase, which translates to MPDTTNPGSTIAAGDQATILAQALPYIRKFHGKTMVIKYGGNAMTDPALQKAFAEDVVLLKLVGINPVVVHGGGPQIESALKRLGMQGQFIQGMRVTDAPTMEVVEWVLGGEVQQDIVGLINQAGGKAVGLTGRDGGMIRAQKLKMLDNTDPSIEHDIGQVGDIVSVDPSVVKALQDDAFIPVISPIGFGEHNESYNINADVVAAKLATVLQAEKLMMLTNISGVLDKAGQLLTDLTAKRIDELFADGTISGGMLPKIAGALDAAKRGVNSVHIIDGRVPHVLLLEILTDQAFGTMIRSH; encoded by the coding sequence ATGCCAGACACCACCAACCCAGGCAGCACCATCGCCGCCGGTGACCAGGCCACCATCCTGGCCCAGGCTTTGCCCTATATCCGCAAGTTCCATGGCAAGACCATGGTCATCAAGTACGGCGGCAACGCCATGACGGACCCGGCGCTGCAAAAAGCGTTTGCCGAAGACGTGGTGCTCTTGAAGCTGGTGGGCATCAACCCGGTGGTAGTGCACGGTGGTGGTCCGCAGATCGAGAGTGCGCTCAAGCGCCTGGGCATGCAGGGGCAGTTCATCCAGGGCATGCGTGTGACCGATGCGCCCACCATGGAAGTCGTGGAGTGGGTGTTGGGTGGCGAGGTGCAGCAGGACATCGTGGGCCTGATCAACCAGGCCGGTGGCAAGGCTGTGGGCCTGACGGGGCGCGACGGCGGCATGATCCGGGCGCAAAAGCTCAAGATGCTGGACAACACGGATCCCAGCATTGAGCACGACATTGGCCAGGTGGGTGACATCGTCAGCGTGGACCCCAGTGTGGTCAAGGCGCTGCAGGACGACGCCTTTATCCCCGTCATCAGCCCCATCGGGTTTGGCGAACACAACGAGAGTTACAACATCAACGCCGATGTGGTGGCGGCCAAGCTGGCTACCGTGCTGCAGGCCGAAAAACTCATGATGCTCACCAACATCAGCGGTGTGCTCGACAAGGCAGGCCAGTTGTTGACGGATCTCACCGCCAAACGCATTGACGAGTTGTTTGCCGATGGCACCATCAGTGGCGGCATGTTGCCCAAGATCGCGGGTGCGCTGGATGCGGCCAAGAGAGGCGTCAACTCGGTGCACATCATCGACGGCCGCGTGCCGCATGTGCTGCTGCTCGAAATTCTGACCGATCAGGCTTTTGGCACCATGATCCGTTCGCACTGA
- a CDS encoding H-NS family nucleoid-associated regulatory protein has product MSNLIDLQFQIEKLQKQANEIKAKEFANTVQDILAKMQAFGITVKDLQSAKPARGGNGGRGKFAAGKAAKAVKSAKGPKKSAQPVAAKYRGPNGETWSGRGLTPKWLAALVAQGQSKDAFLIA; this is encoded by the coding sequence ATGTCCAATTTGATTGATCTGCAGTTCCAAATCGAAAAACTGCAGAAACAGGCTAACGAAATAAAAGCTAAAGAGTTTGCCAATACGGTGCAGGATATTCTTGCCAAAATGCAAGCCTTTGGTATCACGGTCAAGGATTTACAGTCTGCCAAACCAGCCAGAGGAGGCAATGGTGGGCGCGGCAAGTTTGCGGCAGGTAAGGCCGCCAAAGCAGTGAAATCTGCCAAGGGCCCCAAAAAGTCGGCGCAGCCCGTGGCCGCCAAATACCGCGGCCCTAACGGTGAAACCTGGTCCGGTCGGGGGCTGACACCCAAGTGGCTCGCAGCCCTAGTGGCCCAAGGCCAGAGCAAGGACGCCTTCCTGATCGCATGA
- a CDS encoding polysaccharide biosynthesis protein, which translates to MLRRFALPMLGLPRFAKRGVVLALDTSLCVLTVWLAYYLRLGEWLPLEGPARGAAGASIALALPIFIGAGLYRAIFRFSGWPALMTVTKAVGVYAVIYAAVFTAVGVPGVPRTLGIIQPILLLLFVGASRALARVWLGDQYQNILKQAGRPKVLIYGAGKTGRQLAAAMANSPEMQVAGFLDDDDRLHGHVLNGQPIYNPSDLAHWVSTLGISTVLLAMPGMGRKRRNEVLALMRRARVSVRTLPSVTDLAQGKVNVSDVRELDIDDLLGREPVSPNHILLSRNIAEKVVLVTGAGGSIGSELCRQILAVGPQALLLIEQSEFALYAIHQELEEKLAGRAIRLVPLLASVQDSDRLHEIMATWKPDTVYHAAAYKHVPLVEHNPAEGIKNNVLGTLRAAQAAQNNGVTDFVLVSTDKAVRPTNIMGASKRLAEMVLQALAAAPSGTRFAMVRFGNVLGSSGSVVPRFRQQIRDGGPITLTHPDITRYFMTIPEAAQLVLQAGAMAKGGDVFVLDMGEPVRIMDLALRMIELSGLSLKTSEYPDGDIAIDTTGLRPGEKLYEELLIGDNPMPTNHPGIMKASEEYISWEILEPHIHSLEAALQINDVGVVRQMMQSLVTGYIPAGEIVDWIYMAQEAEALALQVAH; encoded by the coding sequence ATGTTGCGCCGTTTTGCGCTGCCCATGCTCGGCTTGCCGCGTTTTGCAAAGCGGGGAGTGGTCTTGGCACTGGACACGAGCCTGTGTGTGTTGACAGTGTGGCTGGCCTACTACCTGCGGCTGGGCGAATGGTTGCCCCTGGAGGGCCCCGCGCGTGGGGCTGCTGGCGCATCGATTGCACTTGCCCTGCCTATTTTCATTGGGGCGGGCCTTTACCGAGCCATTTTCCGATTTTCCGGCTGGCCGGCTCTCATGACGGTCACCAAGGCAGTGGGAGTCTATGCGGTGATCTATGCCGCCGTGTTCACGGCAGTTGGTGTGCCCGGCGTACCCCGCACCCTTGGCATCATTCAACCCATACTGCTCCTGCTGTTCGTGGGTGCCTCACGCGCCCTAGCCCGTGTCTGGCTGGGGGATCAATACCAGAACATCCTCAAGCAGGCCGGCCGCCCCAAGGTGTTGATTTATGGCGCGGGCAAGACGGGGCGACAACTGGCCGCTGCCATGGCCAACAGCCCGGAGATGCAGGTTGCGGGCTTTCTGGATGACGACGACCGGCTGCATGGCCATGTGCTTAACGGGCAGCCCATCTACAACCCCAGTGATCTGGCACACTGGGTCTCCACTCTTGGCATTAGTACGGTGTTGCTAGCCATGCCTGGCATGGGGCGTAAACGCCGCAACGAGGTACTGGCCCTAATGCGCCGTGCGCGCGTGTCGGTGCGCACCCTGCCCAGTGTGACCGATCTAGCCCAGGGCAAGGTCAATGTGTCAGATGTGCGCGAGTTGGACATCGATGACCTGCTGGGGCGCGAGCCGGTGTCGCCCAACCACATCCTGTTGTCCCGCAATATTGCGGAGAAGGTTGTGCTGGTCACTGGCGCCGGCGGCTCCATTGGCAGTGAACTGTGTCGCCAGATCCTTGCGGTAGGGCCCCAGGCGCTGTTGTTGATTGAGCAGAGTGAGTTTGCGCTGTACGCGATCCACCAGGAGCTGGAAGAAAAACTGGCGGGCCGTGCCATTCGCCTGGTCCCCTTGCTGGCGTCTGTCCAAGACAGTGATCGCCTGCACGAGATCATGGCCACCTGGAAGCCCGACACGGTCTACCACGCGGCGGCCTACAAGCACGTGCCTTTGGTGGAACATAACCCTGCCGAGGGCATTAAAAACAACGTGCTGGGCACGCTACGGGCGGCCCAGGCGGCGCAGAACAACGGCGTGACCGACTTTGTACTGGTGAGCACCGACAAAGCGGTGCGGCCAACCAACATCATGGGCGCCAGCAAGCGGCTGGCGGAAATGGTGTTGCAGGCTCTGGCAGCTGCGCCGTCAGGGACCCGATTTGCCATGGTGCGCTTTGGCAATGTTCTGGGTTCTTCCGGCTCGGTGGTGCCGAGGTTTCGCCAGCAAATCCGCGATGGCGGCCCCATCACGCTGACCCACCCGGACATTACCCGTTATTTCATGACGATTCCCGAAGCCGCCCAGCTGGTATTGCAGGCCGGGGCCATGGCCAAGGGGGGCGATGTATTTGTGCTGGATATGGGGGAGCCAGTTCGCATCATGGATTTGGCGTTGCGCATGATTGAGTTATCGGGCCTGAGCCTGAAAACATCCGAATATCCCGATGGAGATATCGCCATTGATACCACGGGCCTGCGGCCGGGCGAGAAACTGTACGAGGAATTACTGATTGGGGATAACCCCATGCCGACCAATCACCCCGGCATTATGAAGGCCAGCGAAGAATATATTTCTTGGGAGATATTGGAGCCCCATATTCATTCACTGGAAGCGGCGCTCCAGATCAATGATGTCGGCGTAGTGCGCCAAATGATGCAAAGTCTGGTGACGGGTTATATACCAGCCGGTGAAATTGTGGACTGGATATATATGGCGCAGGAGGCCGAGGCGCTGGCACTCCAAGTCGCACATTAA
- a CDS encoding sugar transferase: MKRLFDITLALCAGTFLLVPLALTALAVRCTSAGPALYWSDRVGRNNRIFKMPKFRSMRVDTPAVATHLLSNPAAYLTPIGSFLRKSSLDELPQLWSILQGDMSFVGPRPALYNQDDLIALRTSVGVHALLPGLTGWAQVNGRDELDIPVKVKLDAEYQQKQSLRFDVWILWLTFLKVLRRDGVAH, translated from the coding sequence TTGAAACGCCTTTTTGACATCACTCTTGCGCTCTGTGCTGGCACGTTTCTGCTGGTTCCGCTGGCGCTTACCGCCTTGGCAGTGCGCTGCACGTCCGCTGGCCCGGCGCTGTACTGGTCTGACCGGGTGGGGCGCAATAACCGCATCTTCAAAATGCCCAAATTTCGCAGCATGCGTGTAGACACCCCGGCAGTGGCCACCCACTTGTTGAGCAATCCCGCGGCCTACCTGACCCCTATTGGAAGTTTCTTGCGCAAGTCCAGTCTGGATGAGCTGCCCCAGCTCTGGAGCATTTTGCAGGGTGACATGAGTTTTGTGGGCCCGCGCCCAGCACTGTATAACCAGGACGACCTCATCGCATTGCGCACGTCAGTGGGTGTGCATGCCTTGCTGCCGGGGCTCACCGGATGGGCGCAGGTCAATGGCCGGGATGAGCTCGATATTCCCGTCAAAGTGAAGCTGGATGCCGAATACCAGCAAAAGCAATCGCTGCGTTTTGATGTGTGGATACTGTGGCTCACTTTTTTGAAAGTGCTGCGCCGCGACGGCGTTGCGCATTAG